In Fusobacterium perfoetens ATCC 29250, the genomic stretch TATCCACCAGCCATGAATTTGTTTCTCATTTCTTGATATTTTTCTTCTGACACAAAAAGTTTATAAAGTTGTGATATATTGTTATCAGGATTTTTAGGTGCTTCTAATTCAGTAGAATCAGTTACTATTGACATTACTTGCTTTTTTAAAACATTTTTTGGAGCAAACATATTTATAGTATTTCCATATGATTTACTCATTTTTTGTCCATCAGTACCTGGAACAACAGCTAAATTTTCCATAATTAATGGTTCAGGAAGCTTGAAGAAATCAACTCCATATTGTTGATTAAATTTCATAGCTATATCTCTAGCCATTTCAAGATGTTGTTTTTGGTCTTTTCCTACAGGAACTACATCAGAATCATAGATTAATATATCAGCGGCCATAAGAATAGGATAAGTTAAAAGTCCTGTATTTGGAAAAATACCTTTAGCTATTTTATCTTTGTAAGAATGCCCTCTTTCCATAAGTCCTACAGGTGTAACATTTGCTAAAAGCCAAGAAAGTTCTACATGTTCAGGTACATCTGATTGTAAAAATAGAGTACATTTTTCAGGGTCAAGACCTAGAGCAAGATAATCTAAAATAATATTTCTTGTACTTTCTCTTAAAACTTCAGGTTTTGTAAGAGAAGTTAAAGAATGATAATCAGCTACAAAATAGAATCCTTCATATTTATCTTGATTTTCAATAAATTGTTTCATGGCTCCAAAATAGTTACCAAGATGTAAAGTTCCACTTGGTTGTATACCAGATAAACTTCTTTTCATAAAATCCTCCTAAAATAAATTAAAATACATTATTCTCAATAAAAAAACCTGTGAAGTCACAGGATAAATTTCCTAGAAAATATTAATTAAAAAAATTATATCACTATATTTTATAATAATCAAGTTTT encodes the following:
- the trpS gene encoding tryptophan--tRNA ligase, with the protein product MKRSLSGIQPSGTLHLGNYFGAMKQFIENQDKYEGFYFVADYHSLTSLTKPEVLRESTRNIILDYLALGLDPEKCTLFLQSDVPEHVELSWLLANVTPVGLMERGHSYKDKIAKGIFPNTGLLTYPILMAADILIYDSDVVPVGKDQKQHLEMARDIAMKFNQQYGVDFFKLPEPLIMENLAVVPGTDGQKMSKSYGNTINMFAPKNVLKKQVMSIVTDSTELEAPKNPDNNISQLYKLFVSEEKYQEMRNKFMAGGYGYGHAKKELLEAILEYFKEARERREELMKNPEYVDEVLRKGALKAREIARKKITKAKEIVGLMGNAYNK